Proteins encoded by one window of Procambarus clarkii isolate CNS0578487 chromosome 55, FALCON_Pclarkii_2.0, whole genome shotgun sequence:
- the LOC138352936 gene encoding putative mediator of RNA polymerase II transcription subunit 26, whose protein sequence is MHKEQMNQHVQQQHVQQQQHVQQQHVQQQQQGQQQHVQQQQQGQQQHVQQQQHVQQQHVQQQQQGQQQHVQQQQQGQQHVQQQQQGQQQHVQQQQQGQQHVQQQQGQQHLQQQQQGQQHVQQQQQGQQHLQQQQQGQQHVQQQQQGLQHVQQQQQGQQHLQQQQQGQQHQQGQQHVQQQQQGQQHVQQQQQGQQHVQQQQGQQHLQQQQQGLQHVQQQQQGQQHLQQQQQGQQHQQGQQHVQQQQQGQQHVQQQQQGQQHVQQQQGQQHLQQQQQGLQHVQQQQQGQQHVQQQQQGQQHHVVMNKDTADEEDNNEVSPS, encoded by the exons CAGCACGTCCAGCAGCAGCAcgtccagcagcagcaacacgtcCAGCAGCAGCAcgtccagcagcagcaacaaggacagcagcagcacgtccagcagcagcaacaaggacagcagcagcacgtccagcagcagcaacacgtcCAGCAGCAGCAcgtccagcagcagcaacaaggacagcagcagcacgtccagcaacagcaacaaggacagcagcacgtccagcagcagcaacaaggacagcagcagcacgtccagcaacagcaacaaggacagcagCACGTCCAACAACAGCAAGGACAGCAGCAcctccaacaacagcaacaaggacagcagcacgtccagcaacagcaacaaggacagcagcacctccaacaacagcaacaaggacagcagcacgtccaacaacagcaacaaggacTGCAGCAcgtccagcaacagcaacaaggacagcagcacctccagcaacagcaacaaggacagcagcac caacaaggacagcagcacgtccagcaacagcaacaaggacagcagcacgtccagcaacagcaacaaggacagcagCACGTCCAGCAACAGCAAGGACAGCAGCAcctccaacaacagcaacaaggacTGCAGCAcgtccagcaacagcaacaaggacagcagcacctccaacaacagcaacaaggacagcagcac caacaaggacagcagcacgtccagcaacagcaacaaggacagcagcacgtccagcaacagcaacaaggacagcagCACGTCCAGCAACAGCAAGGACAGCAGCAcctccaacaacagcaacaaggacTGCAGCAcgtccagcaacagcaacaaggacagcagcacgtccagcaacagcaacaaggacagcagcac